Below is a window of Plasmodium sp. gorilla clade G2 genome assembly, chromosome: 6 DNA.
catcatcaCTAAACTGATAATTTGTTAACACATCATtggttttattattaaagcTAGAACTACTACGACagctattattattagaatgattaatattagaattattatttggaGTATTTGTACTAGTatggttattattattattattattattacgaCCTATTAGGGTcgttaaattattatacttTATATCTATTAAGTTAAGGCATTTTCTTGTAACTTCTTTTATtccatttttcttttttttaaatattgatGTTGATGCTTTTGTGTTTTGGTTTTTATCATTACTTTCATTTTCCATTTGTACTATggcatttaaaatataatatatattaaattaggtatagagaaaaaaaaaaaaaaaaaaaaaaaaaagaagaaaaatttaattgACATAAACCATTTATgttatttcttaaaaaaaaaaaattaataagcTATGTTTTTAAAATGAGTAACAATTTGTGTAAAAGGcggatataaaaaaatatgatatatatatatatatatatatatattaatatttattttatatttatttaattaatgtattatatttttatggttTCCTTTAATTTTTGAACAGcacaatataaaatatatattaatacaacaattgtatttttaaaacttaattaaagataaatattaacaatataatattaaaatatgtattaaaagaaataaacaaaaaaaaaagaaaaaaaaaaaaaaatttaatttcaaatataaaaatacattacaatatatatatataatatatatataatataattatagaaCTTGagtttttccatttttatttcCCTCAcattctataaatatatatagtacaaagggtttataaaaaattaaatgtaagttttattttaaaaattatatatgtggatataaatattaagaaaaatttaaatataaaaaaaaaaacaacaaaaaagcaaaagaaaaaaaacaaaaaaaaaaacaaaaaaaaaaaaaaaaaaaaaaaaaaaaataaaatggtaGAGTAACAAGccataaattataaatattagtacataatgatttatttttttaaatattatatatatatatatataacataataatatatattttttttttttttttttttttttttttttgttgaatCAACCGAGACGAAGAATCATTATGTAAAAGTAAAATTTGGgtgtaaaaaatatgtggtcaaaaaaaatattatattttattaaaaaaaaaaatatataaatatacattatatatacattaagtTTAATGTTAAAATTTTCGTGTTATATGactaatttcttttttcactttgaaaatattttaatttatgatatttaaaaaataggTTCTTTTTCTTATGGTTGTACATTTGTTTAAGGTTTTACCtcataataattctttttatattttacatatttaatattatgtatataatatatatatatatattatgtaattttttttttttttttaaagggaATATGAAAGGTTGCTTTAAATTATAACGACATATATTATGTACCTCTTAAAGaaaggaaaatatttttattcaaacacataatataaaaaaaaaaaagaaaaaaaaagaactatatattatgttttaatcaaaatcttttaataagatgtaaatatttataaaacttaaattatgtaaattaaatttaacaATACCTATTTTGGTATTCATAACATgctcatatttttattttaaaaatggtttcatatgtattaattttgataaggaaaaatataattctatATCCTTCGTATATAGTATAAactatgatatatatatatatattctttcgTTTAAcattactttttattttttgtattatgttggaaaaaaaaaatagaataacaaaataaagaattgGAAAGAtgtatttacattattatatatttttttttttttttttttttttttcttattggAGAATATAAGAAAATGTCTAAATTTTACACATGGTTAAAttgtttaataaaatttgtcgaataaaaaatcaaaagatatatgtttctttttcagttcatttataaaaatttatatataagaccctgttatttgtattatatatataagtatatatatatagaactttcttttttttttttttttttttttttttgttaataaaattttttgtataaattAGCAAAATGAATTATTCAATATTCtctatttgtttatttatttggtGTCTAGTTGAGAATGTCTTTGTTTTAAATGAGAAAATTATTCCAATAGGTCCAGTAtgagaaataataaaatatttatatatgaaaagaataatttttatactttatatcattattaaaatgtaaCACATTCCAAATTATCATGATGAATTGTTAAactgatttatttttatatttaatcatATATGGTTATTACTTAGGCCAATCGTTCcaagttaaaaaaaatgttggAGGGGGACGAAGATTTTAAGATAAACAtacatgtaaaaatataaaagggAAACCtaattatattgttatatatacatatatatatatatatatatataagaattattataagttttgttttaatttatttgattttatattaaaggCACCTGTTGAAGATACAGAAGAAGTCCTTGAGGCCTTAGATTCTTTAATGAGGGTAGAGGAAATGAATAGGAAAGTTGACGAAGAAGAATTTATGAAcgataaacaaaaattattaaaaattcataaaaaaagaatacagtatgtatatatattctgaaaataaaaaaaaatatatatatatatatatatatatatataatattatgttgtGACagtttaatatgtataaataaatgataatgtatatatacataaattttcAGGGATATTGTTACTTTAGCATTTGAACCTTTACAAGCTCTTTTGCCAAATCCATTACAGTATCTTATTATTAAAGGTAATATGAAAtatcttaaaatatatttattatgaattaatttatatatatatatatatatatatgttttacgggttattataactattacatatatataagagGATATAGAAAATTTTACAGTATATTTCtatcttattatataacattttaaatTGTAAAAAAGGAATTTGGATTTATTCTTATGTGTACAATTTATAcgtgttttttttaatttttataaatgtagttatatatgtatgtaaataaatatttgtatataaattttatagatGTTAATGCATACATGAAAAGTTTAGAAGAATAATTAAGGTTCAAAtgttaatagtaatatatggttatattatataaaagtcTTATGAGAAAACATAGAAGAAAAGAAGAATGTTGTAGTTTAAAAGAGGTTCCTTTGATTTTATGAAGACatgatttaataatttttttttcttattttcaattatagaaattgttaataaaaaaaatatatttttataaaatcatactatatatatatatacatatatattttttttgtttaattgtttatatgtaatatacaaaaaagaaaaaaaaaaaaaaaaattacacagTACGCACATACACAAATATATTGTGcgttatatttatctttcatctttagattatatataaaatggaacaaattaaaatttgtggatatatatatatatatatatatatatatatatatatatatgtatttatttatttatacaatgaaatagaaaa
It encodes the following:
- a CDS encoding secreted ookinete protein, putative, translating into MNYSIFSICLFIWCLVENVFVLNEKIIPIGPANRSKLKKMLEGDEDFKINIHAPVEDTEEVLEALDSLMRVEEMNRKVDEEEFMNDKQKLLKIHKKRIQDIVTLAFEPLQALLPNPLQYLIIKDVNAYMKSLEE